Proteins co-encoded in one Rhopalosiphum maidis isolate BTI-1 chromosome 2, ASM367621v3, whole genome shotgun sequence genomic window:
- the LOC113552323 gene encoding copper-transporting ATPase 1 isoform X1 encodes MPSEDIFELYSPLKQANEKQPLPSSNISDELIDSETVERHKTIILTVVSRAAEAASVILDQTGIIQVVTIGQNYIRVIYDINQTNLSIFVEVLKKMGFLVSFEPETQTEVTIQVEGMKCNSCVKKIEGSLKEKNGIFNVQVNLEQKCANIVYDSNAISVFELQSLIAELGFTVPIHQTTTVIKIDGMSCKNCVRNIESKIGALNGVVSVSVSLEQKEATIVHRPGDINASQLASAISNLSTKFKVSLNNQKVEAPSNVFSMFVPEDEYSKTYLNIKGMTCASCVIAIEKHCLKIKGVKSVLVALMAAKAEVQYDSTLVQPEDVANSITDLGFPCNVLADTNSRITQTEFRIGGMTCSSCVNKIESNLMKLKGVQKAIVALTTQKGVITYDCDLISPRDIADHIVSLGFTADLVNNKDRGDRSYLNHSEEIKKWRNSFFVSLLFGGPCMIAMTYFMMGMTFNFIDHSSMCCIIPGLSLENLIMFLLSTPVQFIGGWHFHVQAWKAIRHYTTNMDVLVSVATTISYVYSVIVVLIAITETPAKHTSPMTFFDTPPMLFVFISLGRWMEHIAKGKTSEALSKLLSLKATDALLVTITDDFKILSEKEINVDLVKRGDILKVLPSTKVPVDGKVIHGRSACDESLITGESMPVNKKPSSLIIGGSLNQTAPLLMVATHTGEATMLAQIVRLVEQAQTSKAPIQQFADRIAGYFVPAVVAISTITLVSWLFIGRYYTKYLPISDDEKYGPDGWENAIQYSFRCALSVLAIACPCALGLATPTAVMVGTGIGALNGILIKGADALENAHKVKYVVFDKTGTITYGKPTVSRICLFVDDMICSLSLLLSIVANAEVSSEHPLASALVKFIKEMFKSEISGKCERFQSVAGCGIKCVVSHIDDLFKNGTKSDFIMNYQNHIRSGVNESSFEFNNVIVELVIGKSTTQVQSIQLHKLLDINEEKKPNETKYEVLIGNREWMFRNGVNLSKEVNFKMISEETLGHTAILCAINGLLVAAISVSDMVKPEAHLAVYTLMKRGYQVMLLTGDNRKTASAVAKQVGIQKVFAEVLPSHKVAKIRALQEKGIRVAMVGDGVNDSPALAQANVGIAISSGTDVAVEAADVVLMRNDLLDVVSCFDLSNKTVRRIRLNFLFASMYNLIGIPIAAGVFSPLGITLQPWMAAAAMALSSVSVVGSSLLLKIYKKPTSATLTTPEYLSRSQTELDTISLHRGLDDIEPSIMIRASTSSTISKYLCFRLLMGKTTVSEAENQLLNSYEDMDDHNIGTYVERTKSINA; translated from the exons ATGCCGTCCGAAGACATTTTTGAACTCTACAGTCCACTAAAACAAGCCAATGAGAAACAACC tttaccgTCTAGTAACATATCAGATGAATTAATTGACTCAGAAACAGTTGAAAGacacaaaactataatattaactgtgGTTTCACGGGCCGCTGAAGCAGCCAGTGTGATACTTGACCAAACTGGTATAATCCag gtTGTAACAATTGGCCAAAACTATATACGTGTTATATATGACATAAACCaaacaaatttatcaatatttgttgaagtattaaaaaaaatgggcTTTCTAGTATCTTTTGAGCCAGAAACACAAACTGAAGTCACCATACAAGTAGAAGGCATGAAATGTAATtcatgtgtaaaaaaaattgaaggcagtcttaaagaaaaaaatggcaTATTTAACGTTcaa GTGAATCTTGAACAAAAATGTGCTAACATCGTATACGATTCAAATGCAATATCAGTTTTTGAACTCCAATCATTAATAGCAGAATTGGGTTTCACTGTACCAATTCACCAAACAActactgtaataaaaattgatggaATGTCTTGCAAGAATTGTGTGCGAAATATTGAAA GTAAAATTGGTGCGTTGAATGGAGTTGTATCAGTATCTGTAAGCTTGGAACAAAAAGAAGCCACTATTGTTCATCGGCCTGGGGACATAAATGCTTCACAATTAGCATCAGCTATATCAAATTTGTCTACAAAATTTAAGGTTTCTTTAAACAATCAAAAAGTTGAAGCACCTAGTAATGTGTTTAGTATGTTTGTTCCTGAAGATGAGTACAGTAAAACATATCTAAACATCAAAGGCATGACATGTGCATCTTGTGTGATTGCTATTGAAAAACACTGTCTTAAAAttaaag gTGTTAAAAGTGTGTTAGTTGCACTAATGGCTGCAAAAGCCGAAGTACAGTATGATTCTACTTTAGTACAACCTGAAGACGTGGCTAATTCTATTACTGATTTAGGCTTTCCTTGTAATGTTTTAGCTGACACAAACTCACGTATTACTCAGACTGAATTTAga attggTGGTATGACATGTTCATCTTGCgtcaataaaattgaatcaaatttaatgaaattgaaaGGAGTACAAAAAGCTATAGTTGCACTCACAACACAAAAAGGGGTAATTACTTACGATTGTGATCTAATTAGTCCACGAGATATTGCTGATCATATTGTTAGCCTAGGATTTACTGCTGACCTAGTGAACAATAAAGATAGGGGGGATCGCAGTTATTTGAATCATag cgaagaaataaaaaaatggcgtaattcattttttgtatcattattatttggtgGTCCATGTATGATTGCTATGACTTATTTCATGATGGGTATGACATTTAACTTTATTGATCATTCTTCTATGTGCTGTATAATTCCTGGGCTTTCCcttgaaaatttgataatgTTTCTGTTATCTACTCCAGTTCAG tTTATTGGAGGTTGGCATTTTCATGTACAAGCTTGGAAAGCTATACGTCATTATACTACCAATATGGATGTCCTTGTATCAGTAGCCACCACCATTTCATATGTATACTCAGTCATTGTTGTACTTATTGCGATCACTGAAACACCAGCTAAACACACTAGTCCAATGACTTTCTTTGATACACCGCCCAtgttatttgtgtttatatcACTTGGTCGATGGATGGAGCACATTGCaaag ggaAAAACATCTGAGGCTCTTTCCAAATTGTTATCTTTAAAAGCTACCGATGCTCTGTTGGTGACTATTACTGatgactttaaaatattaagtgaaaaagaaattaatgttGATCTAGTTAAACGAGGAGATATTCttaag gtATTACCCAGTACAAAAGTTCCAGTTGATGGAAAAGTTATTCACGGGCGATCAGCGTGTGATGAATCTTTGATTACTGGAGAGTCTATGCCAGTGAACAAAAAgccaa gtAGCTTAATAATAGGAGGTTCATTAAATCAAACAGCTCCTCTACTGATGGTTGCTACACACACAGGAGAAGCAACCATGTTAGCTCAAATTGTACGACTAGTTGAGCAAGCTCAAACATCTAAAGCTCCAATACAGCAATTTGCTGATCGTATTGCTGGTTATTTTGTTCCTGCTGTAGTAGCAATATCTACTATCACACTTGTGTCGTGGCTTTTCATTGGtcgttattatactaaatatctaCCTATTTCG gaTGATGAAAAATATGGTCCAGATGGATGGGAAAATGCTATTCAATACTCATTTAGATGTGCATTGAGTGTTCTTGCCATTGCTTGTCCATGTGCTCTCGGCTTAGCGACTCCAACTGCTGTTATGGTTGGAACTGGTATTGGTGCTCTTAATGGTATACTGATTAAAGGTGCTGACGCTTTAGAAAATGCTCATAAG GTCAAGTACGTAGTATTTGATAAGACTGGTACTATAACATATGGAAAACCCACCGTATCGAGGATTTGTCTGTTTGTAGACGACATGATTTGTTCACTCAGTCTGTTATTATCCATAGTTGCTAACGCCGAAGTTAGTAGTGAACATCCTTTAGCAtctg CGCTGGTGAAATTCATAaaagaaatgtttaaatcTGAGATATCTGGAAAATGTGAACGTTTTCAATCTGTTGCTGGATGTGGTATTAAATGTGTTGTGTCTCATattgatgatttatttaaaaatggaacTAAATCAGATTTCATTATGAATTACCAAAACCATATAAG aagTGGAGTGAATGAATCATCATTTGAATTTAACAATGTAATTGTTGAACTGGTTATAGGAAAATCAACTACTCAAGTTCAATcaatacaattacataaattgttagatattaatgaagaaaaaaaaccaaatgaaACCAAATAtgaa gtATTGATTGGTAATCGTGAATGGATGTTTAGGAATGgtgttaatttatcaaaagaagttaattttaaaatgatcagtGAAGAAACCCTAGGCCATACAGCAATCTTGTGTGCCATTaatg GTTTATTGGTAGCAGCAATCAGCGTATCAGATATGGTTAAACCTGAAGCTCATCTAGCTGTTTATACATTGATGAAGCGTGGCTATCAAGTAATGTTATTGACTGGAGACAATAGGAAAACAGCCAGCGCAGTAGCAAAACAAGTAGGAATACAAAAGGTGTTTGCTGAAGTATTACCATCACATAAAGTAGCCAAAATCAGAGCTTTACAAGAGAAGGGTATACGAGTTGCAATGGTTGGTGATGGAGTTAATGACTCTCCAGCCCTAGCACAAGCAAATGTTGGTATCGCTATTTCTTCAGGTACAGACGTGGCTGTTGAAGCAGCAGATGTAGTCCTAATGAGA AATGATCTTCTTGACGTTGTCAGTTGTTTTGACTTGTCCAATAAAACAGTCCGACGAATTCgacttaactttttatttgctagtatgtataatttaattggtatTCCAATTGCTGCGGGTGTGTTTAGTCCTTTAGGCATCACATtacaa CCATGGATGGCAGCAGCTGCAATGGCATTAAGTTCAGTGTCTGTTGTTGGATCTTCGCTTTTACTTAAGAT ctatAAAAAACCAACTTCAGCGACTTTAACTACCCCAGAATATTTGTCAAGATCTCAAACTGAACTTGATACGATTTCCTTACATAGAGGATTGGATGATATAGAACCATCAATTATGATAAGAGCATCAACATCTTCAACAATATCTAA gtATTTATGTTTCAGACTACTTATGGGAAAGACAACTGTTTCTGAAGCCGAAAATCAATTGTTAAACTCTTACGAAGACATGGATGACCATAATATAGGAACTTATGTTGAAAGAACGAAGAGCATAAATGCTTGA
- the LOC113552323 gene encoding copper-transporting ATPase 1 isoform X2, with translation MPSEDIFELYSPLKQANEKQPLPSSNISDELIDSETVERHKTIILTVVSRAAEAASVILDQTGIIQVVTIGQNYIRVIYDINQTNLSIFVEVLKKMGFLVSFEPETQTEVTIQVEGMKCNSCVKKIEGSLKEKNGIFNVQVNLEQKCANIVYDSNAISVFELQSLIAELGFTVPIHQTTTVIKIDGMSCKNCVRNIESKIGALNGVVSVSVSLEQKEATIVHRPGDINASQLASAISNLSTKFKVSLNNQKVEAPSNVFSMFVPEDEYSKTYLNIKGMTCASCVIAIEKHCLKIKGVKSVLVALMAAKAEVQYDSTLVQPEDVANSITDLGFPCNVLADTNSRITQTEFRIGGMTCSSCVNKIESNLMKLKGVQKAIVALTTQKGVITYDCDLISPRDIADHIVSLGFTADLVNNKDRGDRSYLNHSEEIKKWRNSFFVSLLFGGPCMIAMTYFMMGMTFNFIDHSSMCCIIPGLSLENLIMFLLSTPVQFIGGWHFHVQAWKAIRHYTTNMDVLVSVATTISYVYSVIVVLIAITETPAKHTSPMTFFDTPPMLFVFISLGRWMEHIAKGKTSEALSKLLSLKATDALLVTITDDFKILSEKEINVDLVKRGDILKVLPSTKVPVDGKVIHGRSACDESLITGESMPVNKKPSSLIIGGSLNQTAPLLMVATHTGEATMLAQIVRLVEQAQTSKAPIQQFADRIAGYFVPAVVAISTITLVSWLFIGRYYTKYLPISDDEKYGPDGWENAIQYSFRCALSVLAIACPCALGLATPTAVMVGTGIGALNGILIKGADALENAHKVKYVVFDKTGTITYGKPTVSRICLFVDDMICSLSLLLSIVANAEVSSEHPLASALVKFIKEMFKSEISGKCERFQSVAGCGIKCVVSHIDDLFKNGTKSDFIMNYQNHIRSGVNESSFEFNNVIVELVIGKSTTQVQSIQLHKLLDINEEKKPNETKYEVLIGNREWMFRNGVNLSKEVNFKMISEETLGHTAILCAINGLLVAAISVSDMVKPEAHLAVYTLMKRGYQVMLLTGDNRKTASAVAKQVGIQKVFAEVLPSHKVAKIRALQEKGIRVAMVGDGVNDSPALAQANVGIAISSGTDVAVEAADVVLMRNDLLDVVSCFDLSNKTVRRIRLNFLFASMYNLIGIPIAAGVFSPLGITLQPWMAAAAMALSSVSVVGSSLLLKIYKKPTSATLTTPEYLSRSQTELDTISLHRGLDDIEPSIMIRASTSSTISKLLMGKTTVSEAENQLLNSYEDMDDHNIGTYVERTKSINA, from the exons ATGCCGTCCGAAGACATTTTTGAACTCTACAGTCCACTAAAACAAGCCAATGAGAAACAACC tttaccgTCTAGTAACATATCAGATGAATTAATTGACTCAGAAACAGTTGAAAGacacaaaactataatattaactgtgGTTTCACGGGCCGCTGAAGCAGCCAGTGTGATACTTGACCAAACTGGTATAATCCag gtTGTAACAATTGGCCAAAACTATATACGTGTTATATATGACATAAACCaaacaaatttatcaatatttgttgaagtattaaaaaaaatgggcTTTCTAGTATCTTTTGAGCCAGAAACACAAACTGAAGTCACCATACAAGTAGAAGGCATGAAATGTAATtcatgtgtaaaaaaaattgaaggcagtcttaaagaaaaaaatggcaTATTTAACGTTcaa GTGAATCTTGAACAAAAATGTGCTAACATCGTATACGATTCAAATGCAATATCAGTTTTTGAACTCCAATCATTAATAGCAGAATTGGGTTTCACTGTACCAATTCACCAAACAActactgtaataaaaattgatggaATGTCTTGCAAGAATTGTGTGCGAAATATTGAAA GTAAAATTGGTGCGTTGAATGGAGTTGTATCAGTATCTGTAAGCTTGGAACAAAAAGAAGCCACTATTGTTCATCGGCCTGGGGACATAAATGCTTCACAATTAGCATCAGCTATATCAAATTTGTCTACAAAATTTAAGGTTTCTTTAAACAATCAAAAAGTTGAAGCACCTAGTAATGTGTTTAGTATGTTTGTTCCTGAAGATGAGTACAGTAAAACATATCTAAACATCAAAGGCATGACATGTGCATCTTGTGTGATTGCTATTGAAAAACACTGTCTTAAAAttaaag gTGTTAAAAGTGTGTTAGTTGCACTAATGGCTGCAAAAGCCGAAGTACAGTATGATTCTACTTTAGTACAACCTGAAGACGTGGCTAATTCTATTACTGATTTAGGCTTTCCTTGTAATGTTTTAGCTGACACAAACTCACGTATTACTCAGACTGAATTTAga attggTGGTATGACATGTTCATCTTGCgtcaataaaattgaatcaaatttaatgaaattgaaaGGAGTACAAAAAGCTATAGTTGCACTCACAACACAAAAAGGGGTAATTACTTACGATTGTGATCTAATTAGTCCACGAGATATTGCTGATCATATTGTTAGCCTAGGATTTACTGCTGACCTAGTGAACAATAAAGATAGGGGGGATCGCAGTTATTTGAATCATag cgaagaaataaaaaaatggcgtaattcattttttgtatcattattatttggtgGTCCATGTATGATTGCTATGACTTATTTCATGATGGGTATGACATTTAACTTTATTGATCATTCTTCTATGTGCTGTATAATTCCTGGGCTTTCCcttgaaaatttgataatgTTTCTGTTATCTACTCCAGTTCAG tTTATTGGAGGTTGGCATTTTCATGTACAAGCTTGGAAAGCTATACGTCATTATACTACCAATATGGATGTCCTTGTATCAGTAGCCACCACCATTTCATATGTATACTCAGTCATTGTTGTACTTATTGCGATCACTGAAACACCAGCTAAACACACTAGTCCAATGACTTTCTTTGATACACCGCCCAtgttatttgtgtttatatcACTTGGTCGATGGATGGAGCACATTGCaaag ggaAAAACATCTGAGGCTCTTTCCAAATTGTTATCTTTAAAAGCTACCGATGCTCTGTTGGTGACTATTACTGatgactttaaaatattaagtgaaaaagaaattaatgttGATCTAGTTAAACGAGGAGATATTCttaag gtATTACCCAGTACAAAAGTTCCAGTTGATGGAAAAGTTATTCACGGGCGATCAGCGTGTGATGAATCTTTGATTACTGGAGAGTCTATGCCAGTGAACAAAAAgccaa gtAGCTTAATAATAGGAGGTTCATTAAATCAAACAGCTCCTCTACTGATGGTTGCTACACACACAGGAGAAGCAACCATGTTAGCTCAAATTGTACGACTAGTTGAGCAAGCTCAAACATCTAAAGCTCCAATACAGCAATTTGCTGATCGTATTGCTGGTTATTTTGTTCCTGCTGTAGTAGCAATATCTACTATCACACTTGTGTCGTGGCTTTTCATTGGtcgttattatactaaatatctaCCTATTTCG gaTGATGAAAAATATGGTCCAGATGGATGGGAAAATGCTATTCAATACTCATTTAGATGTGCATTGAGTGTTCTTGCCATTGCTTGTCCATGTGCTCTCGGCTTAGCGACTCCAACTGCTGTTATGGTTGGAACTGGTATTGGTGCTCTTAATGGTATACTGATTAAAGGTGCTGACGCTTTAGAAAATGCTCATAAG GTCAAGTACGTAGTATTTGATAAGACTGGTACTATAACATATGGAAAACCCACCGTATCGAGGATTTGTCTGTTTGTAGACGACATGATTTGTTCACTCAGTCTGTTATTATCCATAGTTGCTAACGCCGAAGTTAGTAGTGAACATCCTTTAGCAtctg CGCTGGTGAAATTCATAaaagaaatgtttaaatcTGAGATATCTGGAAAATGTGAACGTTTTCAATCTGTTGCTGGATGTGGTATTAAATGTGTTGTGTCTCATattgatgatttatttaaaaatggaacTAAATCAGATTTCATTATGAATTACCAAAACCATATAAG aagTGGAGTGAATGAATCATCATTTGAATTTAACAATGTAATTGTTGAACTGGTTATAGGAAAATCAACTACTCAAGTTCAATcaatacaattacataaattgttagatattaatgaagaaaaaaaaccaaatgaaACCAAATAtgaa gtATTGATTGGTAATCGTGAATGGATGTTTAGGAATGgtgttaatttatcaaaagaagttaattttaaaatgatcagtGAAGAAACCCTAGGCCATACAGCAATCTTGTGTGCCATTaatg GTTTATTGGTAGCAGCAATCAGCGTATCAGATATGGTTAAACCTGAAGCTCATCTAGCTGTTTATACATTGATGAAGCGTGGCTATCAAGTAATGTTATTGACTGGAGACAATAGGAAAACAGCCAGCGCAGTAGCAAAACAAGTAGGAATACAAAAGGTGTTTGCTGAAGTATTACCATCACATAAAGTAGCCAAAATCAGAGCTTTACAAGAGAAGGGTATACGAGTTGCAATGGTTGGTGATGGAGTTAATGACTCTCCAGCCCTAGCACAAGCAAATGTTGGTATCGCTATTTCTTCAGGTACAGACGTGGCTGTTGAAGCAGCAGATGTAGTCCTAATGAGA AATGATCTTCTTGACGTTGTCAGTTGTTTTGACTTGTCCAATAAAACAGTCCGACGAATTCgacttaactttttatttgctagtatgtataatttaattggtatTCCAATTGCTGCGGGTGTGTTTAGTCCTTTAGGCATCACATtacaa CCATGGATGGCAGCAGCTGCAATGGCATTAAGTTCAGTGTCTGTTGTTGGATCTTCGCTTTTACTTAAGAT ctatAAAAAACCAACTTCAGCGACTTTAACTACCCCAGAATATTTGTCAAGATCTCAAACTGAACTTGATACGATTTCCTTACATAGAGGATTGGATGATATAGAACCATCAATTATGATAAGAGCATCAACATCTTCAACAATATCTAA ACTACTTATGGGAAAGACAACTGTTTCTGAAGCCGAAAATCAATTGTTAAACTCTTACGAAGACATGGATGACCATAATATAGGAACTTATGTTGAAAGAACGAAGAGCATAAATGCTTGA